The following are from one region of the Cytobacillus firmus genome:
- a CDS encoding GerAB/ArcD/ProY family transporter has product MEVVSYRQSVFLLSMILPVTGHFLLLPTIFSMAGHEAWVAILLAMPFGFFLGFTIFRLHMIYPKSTLDGMLVQTFGKIAGKIMILPFAVYFLYLTIITFFGIVDFVQVIFLPETPRWVIGTAFYLIVLYALFVGIENITRISEAILPFIVITGFAIAISTFGEKDFNNLLPIFEEGLFPLFDAIILTVGLYGEMTLLLMVQLRKQYESSKSLLYTNSLLVLLIAIMFVGTVTGTLAVFGEQLVRTLEYPAQSIVRLVSFGFVERFDVYGIIVIVFGGIIRISVLHSSIGKSFEPWFKDKGKWGVHFASVIVVVLFTVFGIKNYNHFISDYISKYYPLTALISFTIPPFTWLIAEIRKKVKEKNATSQINKN; this is encoded by the coding sequence GTGGAAGTTGTTTCATATCGGCAATCCGTCTTTCTTCTGTCCATGATTTTGCCCGTTACTGGCCACTTTCTTTTATTGCCGACAATCTTTTCCATGGCCGGCCATGAGGCATGGGTGGCCATCCTCCTAGCCATGCCTTTCGGGTTTTTTTTGGGGTTTACTATCTTTCGGCTGCATATGATTTATCCTAAATCCACATTAGACGGGATGCTTGTGCAAACCTTTGGCAAAATAGCCGGAAAGATTATGATACTGCCTTTTGCTGTTTATTTTTTATATTTAACAATCATAACTTTTTTTGGAATTGTAGACTTTGTACAGGTGATTTTTCTGCCTGAGACACCAAGGTGGGTAATCGGTACTGCATTTTACCTGATCGTTCTTTATGCTTTATTCGTAGGCATTGAGAATATTACAAGAATTAGCGAAGCTATCCTGCCATTCATCGTTATTACTGGTTTTGCAATAGCTATAAGCACTTTTGGAGAAAAGGATTTTAATAACTTGCTGCCTATTTTTGAAGAAGGCCTATTTCCTCTCTTTGATGCCATTATTTTAACTGTTGGCCTATATGGGGAAATGACCTTACTGTTAATGGTACAGTTGAGAAAGCAATATGAAAGTTCGAAATCCTTGCTGTATACAAACAGCCTTTTAGTCCTTTTGATTGCAATTATGTTTGTTGGAACAGTAACAGGTACATTGGCTGTTTTTGGGGAGCAGTTAGTTAGAACACTTGAATATCCTGCACAAAGTATCGTGAGACTTGTTTCTTTCGGATTTGTGGAACGTTTTGATGTTTATGGAATTATCGTAATTGTATTTGGCGGGATCATCCGTATTTCTGTCCTGCACAGTTCGATTGGAAAAAGCTTTGAGCCCTGGTTCAAAGATAAAGGTAAATGGGGGGTACACTTTGCTTCTGTAATAGTAGTTGTGTTATTCACTGTTTTCGGTATTAAAAATTATAATCATTTTATTTCTGATTACATATCTAAATATTATCCTCTGACTGCTTTGATCTCCTTCACAATTCCTCCTTTTACTTGGCTAATTGCTGAAATCAGAAAAAAGGTTAAGGAGAAAAACGCAACATCTCAAATTAATAAAAACTAA
- a CDS encoding CBO0543 family protein, whose product MYLALVIIVWILFAYRFIDWSQWKKQYPTVLFFIAINLTYNMLYFNHTLWAFRGITAEWLNHSIINLAFTFFITPMALIIYLQRYPDNKKQGYIYSAIWIGFFTIIQSLFAHKGMYVYDNGWNSWHNIWLNIALFAVLRIHYRRPAVAMLISLPAAVVFYLFFPFPLDSLK is encoded by the coding sequence ATGTATCTTGCACTTGTAATCATCGTATGGATATTGTTCGCTTACCGCTTTATTGACTGGTCGCAGTGGAAAAAGCAATATCCTACTGTCTTATTTTTTATTGCGATCAACCTGACCTACAATATGCTCTATTTTAATCATACACTGTGGGCTTTTAGAGGTATTACGGCTGAATGGCTAAATCATTCGATTATTAACTTAGCTTTCACATTTTTTATTACTCCTATGGCTCTGATTATTTACCTGCAGCGCTACCCTGACAATAAAAAACAGGGATACATTTACTCTGCTATATGGATTGGCTTTTTTACCATTATTCAATCACTGTTTGCCCACAAAGGAATGTATGTGTACGATAACGGCTGGAACAGCTGGCATAACATTTGGCTGAATATCGCTCTATTTGCTGTATTGCGAATCCACTATCGAAGACCTGCGGTTGCCATGCTGATTTCCCTGCCTGCTGCGGTGGTATTCTACTTATTTTTTCCGTTTCCATTGGACAGCCTAAAATAA
- a CDS encoding Cof-type HAD-IIB family hydrolase, whose translation MKEAKIPPQIKLIALDMDGTLLNSKGEIPEENRAAIKEAKEKGIEVILSTGRSRLTAGDHADSLKLNSYLITVNGSEIFGPGGESILRAPVDSKVMEWMWNLSKTHKTNFWATSCERVWMNEMPENIHDHEWLKFGFDISDDAIRELIHKELQSKGNLEITNSSLTNIEVNALGINKAKGILKVTDLLGISMENVMAMGDSLNDIAMIKESGWGIAMGNAQDIVKETADAVTGTNDEAGVALAIRKWAL comes from the coding sequence ATGAAAGAAGCAAAAATTCCCCCGCAGATCAAATTAATCGCCCTTGATATGGATGGAACATTACTGAACTCCAAAGGGGAAATTCCTGAAGAGAACCGTGCAGCTATAAAAGAAGCAAAGGAGAAAGGAATCGAAGTCATTTTGAGCACCGGCAGATCCAGGTTAACGGCAGGCGATCATGCTGATTCTCTAAAATTAAATTCTTATTTGATCACGGTAAATGGCAGCGAAATATTTGGACCTGGTGGTGAATCCATTTTAAGAGCTCCAGTGGATTCTAAAGTAATGGAATGGATGTGGAATCTGTCTAAGACACACAAGACCAATTTCTGGGCAACCAGCTGCGAGCGCGTGTGGATGAACGAAATGCCGGAAAATATCCATGATCATGAATGGCTTAAATTTGGATTTGATATTTCAGATGATGCGATCAGGGAGCTGATTCATAAAGAGCTTCAGTCTAAAGGCAACCTGGAAATTACTAATTCCAGCTTAACCAATATAGAAGTCAATGCTTTAGGCATCAACAAAGCCAAAGGTATCCTAAAAGTAACCGACCTCCTTGGTATTTCAATGGAAAATGTAATGGCGATGGGAGACAGCTTGAACGATATTGCCATGATTAAAGAATCAGGCTGGGGAATAGCGATGGGCAATGCACAGGACATTGTTAAAGAGACAGCCGATGCTGTGACAGGAACAAATGATGAAGCCGGTGTTGCACTGGCCATCCGCAAATGGGCTCTATAA
- a CDS encoding OsmC family protein, translating into MAEHHFHLKAHWPGLRNDVGEIETGGLRTQVSIPPEMDGPGIGTNPDEMLLGAAATCYIITLAAMMERSRLDKEDLTMESVGVVDVTKGVITYKKIIHHPVIVLKSDADDKDHTLAHKLVQKAEASCMISRAIKGNVEVEVQETIRKNQTPA; encoded by the coding sequence ATGGCTGAACACCATTTTCACTTGAAAGCACATTGGCCTGGTCTTCGCAATGATGTTGGGGAAATAGAAACAGGCGGCCTGAGAACACAGGTATCCATTCCACCGGAAATGGACGGTCCCGGAATCGGAACGAATCCGGATGAAATGCTGCTCGGGGCGGCGGCTACTTGTTATATTATTACACTTGCAGCCATGATGGAACGCAGCCGGCTCGATAAAGAGGACCTTACAATGGAGTCGGTAGGAGTTGTTGATGTCACCAAAGGGGTGATTACTTACAAAAAAATTATTCATCACCCAGTTATTGTGCTTAAATCAGACGCTGATGATAAGGACCATACTCTTGCACATAAGCTTGTCCAAAAAGCAGAAGCATCCTGTATGATCTCAAGGGCGATTAAAGGAAATGTGGAAGTGGAAGTACAGGAAACCATTCGTAAAAATCAAACACCGGCCTGA
- the thiM gene encoding hydroxyethylthiazole kinase translates to MNIQEISSLLEKVREFNPLVHNITNVVVTNFTANGLLAIGASPVMAYAHEEAGDMAKIAGALVLNMGTLTEKEVKSMLIAGKSANQHGVPVIFDPVGAGATAYRTETANRIMEELDISIIRGNAAEIANAAGQKWNIKGVDAGEAEGNTSELAKSAANKLGAVTVITGKQDIISDGRATFTINNGHPLLTKVTGAGCLLTSVIGAFAAVEKDPVKAAAASLVVYGSAAEIAAEKTDGRGPGTFQIEFLNSLYTISASDVELRGSFSQVGGE, encoded by the coding sequence GTGAACATTCAAGAGATTAGCAGTCTATTGGAAAAAGTAAGAGAGTTTAATCCTTTAGTACATAATATCACCAATGTGGTGGTAACCAATTTCACTGCCAATGGCCTGCTGGCAATTGGGGCATCACCTGTAATGGCATATGCGCATGAAGAGGCGGGTGATATGGCTAAAATTGCCGGGGCACTGGTTCTCAACATGGGAACATTGACTGAAAAAGAAGTGAAAAGCATGCTTATCGCAGGAAAATCAGCCAATCAGCATGGGGTGCCGGTAATCTTTGATCCGGTTGGTGCCGGCGCGACAGCCTATCGCACAGAAACAGCCAATAGAATAATGGAAGAATTAGATATTAGCATCATAAGAGGAAATGCAGCAGAAATTGCCAATGCAGCAGGACAGAAATGGAATATTAAGGGCGTTGATGCAGGAGAAGCAGAGGGAAACACTTCTGAGCTCGCAAAGTCAGCAGCAAATAAACTTGGTGCAGTCACCGTCATTACAGGAAAACAGGACATCATTTCAGATGGAAGAGCCACTTTTACCATTAACAATGGACATCCCCTGTTAACGAAAGTAACGGGTGCCGGATGCCTTTTGACTTCTGTTATTGGAGCTTTCGCTGCTGTTGAAAAGGATCCAGTAAAAGCGGCAGCTGCTTCATTGGTCGTGTATGGCTCTGCCGCCGAAATCGCTGCAGAAAAAACGGATGGCAGGGGCCCGGGCACTTTCCAAATAGAGTTCTTGAATAGCTTATATACTATCTCAGCCTCAGATGTTGAATTGCGCGGCTCTTTTAGTCAGGTAGGAGGGGAATAA
- the thiD gene encoding bifunctional hydroxymethylpyrimidine kinase/phosphomethylpyrimidine kinase, whose protein sequence is MKVNKALTIAGSDSGGGAGIQADLKTFQELGVFGMSALTAVTAQNTRGVQGVYPMTAEAVASQLQSIGEDLRPDAVKSGMLFSAEIIETVSKEIAEYGWNNIVIDPVMIAKGGACLLQTEAILAMKKHLIPLSMVITPNIPEAEVLTDANIRSMKDKRKAAKELHRLGARHVIIKGGHDEGKVAADLLFDGESFTEFKSNRIQTVNTHGTGCTFSAAITAGLAEGFSVPQAVDRAKQFIQAAIEHDLRIGSGHGPTNHWAYNLKKKENFVHEN, encoded by the coding sequence ATGAAGGTGAACAAAGCTTTAACCATAGCAGGATCAGACAGCGGCGGCGGTGCTGGTATTCAGGCAGATTTAAAAACCTTTCAGGAACTCGGTGTTTTCGGCATGTCAGCGTTAACTGCCGTAACGGCACAAAACACCAGGGGAGTGCAGGGAGTTTATCCCATGACCGCAGAGGCTGTTGCGTCACAATTACAATCCATTGGAGAGGATTTAAGGCCTGATGCAGTCAAGTCAGGTATGCTCTTTAGTGCTGAAATTATCGAGACGGTTTCAAAGGAGATTGCGGAATACGGATGGAACAATATCGTCATTGATCCGGTGATGATAGCAAAAGGTGGAGCATGTCTTCTTCAGACTGAAGCCATTTTAGCGATGAAAAAGCATCTAATTCCGCTCTCGATGGTGATTACACCCAATATACCCGAGGCGGAGGTTTTAACGGATGCTAATATTCGTTCAATGAAAGATAAACGGAAGGCAGCAAAAGAACTACATAGGCTTGGAGCGAGACATGTCATCATTAAGGGCGGCCATGATGAGGGAAAAGTGGCTGCCGATCTATTATTTGACGGTGAAAGTTTTACCGAGTTCAAGAGTAATAGAATACAAACAGTAAACACGCACGGTACTGGCTGCACCTTTTCGGCTGCCATTACAGCCGGACTCGCTGAAGGCTTTTCTGTGCCGCAGGCTGTTGATCGTGCAAAGCAATTTATCCAGGCAGCAATTGAACATGACTTAAGAATTGGCAGCGGTCATGGACCAACCAATCATTGGGCTTATAATTTGAAGAAAAAGGAGAATTTCGTTCATGAGAATTAA
- the thiE gene encoding thiamine phosphate synthase: protein MRINSEEMSELLKVYLIMGSVNCFQEPEDILRSAINGGISLFQFREKGAGCLQGKEKESLAKRLQAICNESGIPFIVNDDIELALTINADGVHIGQEDEPADVVRRKIGSKILGVSVHNMIEAEAAIRQGADYLGIGPIYPTSTKKDAKAVQGLTYLKELRSASIQIPVVGIGGINSKNTPPIMAAGADGVSVITAISQADSPEKSARELKEAVRRNVH from the coding sequence ATGAGAATTAATTCAGAGGAAATGAGTGAGCTGCTTAAAGTATATTTAATAATGGGAAGCGTAAATTGCTTCCAAGAGCCTGAAGATATTCTCCGATCAGCAATTAATGGGGGCATATCCCTGTTTCAATTCCGTGAAAAAGGTGCAGGATGCCTGCAAGGCAAAGAGAAGGAATCTCTAGCAAAAAGGCTTCAGGCAATCTGCAACGAGAGCGGCATTCCTTTTATCGTCAATGATGACATTGAATTGGCGCTTACTATTAATGCAGATGGAGTCCATATAGGCCAGGAAGACGAACCGGCAGATGTGGTCAGGAGAAAAATCGGCAGCAAAATCCTTGGCGTGTCCGTTCATAATATGATTGAAGCAGAAGCAGCAATCCGGCAGGGAGCAGATTACCTCGGCATTGGCCCTATTTATCCGACAAGCACAAAGAAAGATGCCAAAGCAGTTCAGGGTCTTACTTATTTAAAGGAATTGAGATCTGCTTCTATCCAGATTCCTGTGGTAGGTATTGGCGGAATTAACTCTAAAAATACACCTCCCATTATGGCTGCTGGAGCAGACGGTGTTTCAGTCATTACGGCAATCAGCCAGGCGGATTCCCCTGAAAAATCAGCCAGGGAGCTAAAAGAAGCAGTAAGGAGAAATGTCCATTAA
- a CDS encoding exodeoxyribonuclease III, with amino-acid sequence MKLVSWNVNGIRACVKKGFTDYFKEVDADIFCIQESKLQEGQIELILDGYHQYWNYALKKGYSGTAVFTKKEPISVRYGLGDEETEPEGRILTLEYEGFYLVNVYTPNSKRDLARLPYRLEWEERIREYLLGLDEIKPVIMCGDLNVAHNEIDLKNAKSNRGNSGFTDEERERMTSLLGSGFVDAFRYKYPEAEGAYTWWSYMAKVRERNIGWRIDYFIVSEKLQEKIIDSQIHCDIMGSDHCPVVLEMDL; translated from the coding sequence ATGAAACTCGTATCATGGAATGTGAATGGCATTAGGGCCTGTGTGAAAAAAGGCTTCACAGATTACTTCAAAGAGGTGGATGCAGACATCTTTTGCATCCAGGAGTCCAAATTGCAGGAGGGACAGATTGAGCTCATCCTGGATGGCTATCACCAATATTGGAATTATGCGCTTAAAAAAGGATATTCGGGTACAGCTGTATTTACGAAAAAAGAGCCTATCTCTGTCCGCTATGGATTGGGCGATGAGGAAACAGAACCAGAAGGCAGGATTCTCACGCTTGAGTATGAAGGCTTTTATCTGGTGAATGTCTATACGCCAAACTCAAAGCGTGACCTGGCCCGGCTTCCATACCGCCTTGAATGGGAAGAGCGGATTCGGGAGTATTTGCTCGGGCTGGATGAAATAAAGCCTGTTATTATGTGTGGTGACTTAAACGTGGCCCATAATGAAATAGATTTAAAGAATGCAAAATCCAATCGCGGAAATTCCGGGTTTACCGATGAAGAACGTGAAAGAATGACCAGTTTGCTTGGTTCCGGGTTTGTTGATGCCTTCCGCTATAAATATCCGGAAGCCGAGGGTGCCTATACATGGTGGTCGTATATGGCAAAAGTAAGGGAGCGGAATATCGGCTGGCGGATCGATTATTTTATTGTGTCAGAAAAGCTTCAGGAAAAAATAATAGATTCACAAATTCATTGCGACATTATGGGCAGCGACCATTGCCCGGTAGTCCTTGAAATGGATCTATAG
- a CDS encoding DMT family transporter, which produces MQWLKVFIAAFFEVFWVIGLKHADDPLSWAGTIISIAVSFYLMIMAGRVLPVGTVYAVFVGMGTAGTVLSEIIFFGEPLKLSKILLVLVLLLGVLGLKLVTNEDKSKGAENS; this is translated from the coding sequence ATGCAGTGGCTAAAGGTATTTATTGCTGCATTTTTTGAAGTGTTTTGGGTCATTGGCTTAAAGCATGCGGATGATCCATTATCATGGGCAGGGACCATCATAAGCATCGCTGTCAGTTTTTATCTGATGATCATGGCGGGCAGGGTGCTGCCGGTGGGGACTGTATATGCTGTCTTTGTTGGCATGGGGACTGCCGGAACAGTATTATCTGAAATTATATTTTTCGGAGAGCCTTTGAAATTATCTAAAATCCTTCTTGTTCTTGTTTTATTATTAGGAGTACTTGGTTTAAAGCTGGTGACAAACGAAGACAAATCGAAAGGAGCTGAAAATTCATGA
- a CDS encoding DMT family transporter produces the protein MSWLYLILAGVFEMTGVTMINSWHQNRNWQSLLLLIGGFGASFLFLSLAMKELPMGTAYAVWTGIGAAGGAILGMILYGEPKDAKRIFFIAMVLSAAIGLKLVS, from the coding sequence ATGAGCTGGCTGTATCTGATTCTGGCTGGGGTTTTTGAAATGACAGGTGTCACCATGATTAACAGCTGGCACCAAAATCGAAACTGGCAGTCCTTACTTCTGCTTATTGGCGGCTTTGGCGCCAGCTTCCTCTTCCTGTCTCTGGCCATGAAAGAACTGCCGATGGGCACAGCTTATGCCGTCTGGACCGGAATTGGCGCCGCCGGTGGAGCAATCCTTGGCATGATCCTGTACGGGGAACCGAAAGACGCCAAGCGAATATTCTTTATTGCAATGGTATTAAGTGCGGCAATTGGGTTAAAACTTGTGTCTTAG
- a CDS encoding DUF302 domain-containing protein, giving the protein MNFDYTVESEKSIEETITALETHLKEEKFGVLWTFDIKEKLEEKGFHLDEEFKVLEVCNPQEAERVLKEDKIVGYFLPCKIVVYKESGKTKIGLPRPSVLMSMMESQNLKEMASDIEKRLIACLDKSI; this is encoded by the coding sequence ATGAATTTTGATTACACAGTTGAATCAGAGAAATCCATTGAAGAAACAATTACAGCATTGGAAACGCATTTAAAAGAAGAAAAGTTTGGTGTACTTTGGACTTTTGATATTAAAGAGAAGCTGGAGGAGAAGGGCTTTCATCTGGATGAAGAATTTAAGGTCCTTGAAGTTTGTAACCCCCAGGAGGCGGAGAGAGTACTGAAAGAAGATAAAATCGTTGGCTATTTTCTCCCCTGTAAAATCGTTGTATATAAAGAAAGCGGAAAAACAAAGATAGGATTGCCAAGGCCAAGTGTGTTAATGAGCATGATGGAAAGTCAGAACCTTAAAGAAATGGCATCAGATATAGAGAAGCGCCTGATTGCCTGCCTGGATAAGTCCATTTAA
- a CDS encoding HIT family protein: MTHQENCPFCYPHKDPHQNIIFENRTCYFLQHDKEQDVLEGCGVIVPKAHHSDAFHLTAEEWKDTYELLQKAKGYLDKKYASDGYTLGWNVGEASNQSILHSHLHVIPRYNDEPHAGKGLRHWLKQPDNKR; encoded by the coding sequence ATGACGCATCAGGAAAATTGTCCTTTTTGCTATCCGCACAAGGACCCTCACCAGAATATCATTTTTGAAAATCGGACCTGTTATTTTCTTCAGCACGATAAAGAACAGGACGTTTTGGAGGGCTGTGGAGTCATTGTGCCAAAAGCTCATCATTCAGATGCCTTTCACTTAACGGCTGAAGAATGGAAGGATACATATGAACTTCTTCAAAAAGCCAAGGGTTATTTGGATAAAAAGTATGCATCCGATGGATACACTCTTGGATGGAATGTTGGTGAAGCTTCCAATCAATCCATTCTGCACAGCCATCTGCACGTTATACCCAGATATAATGATGAACCACACGCGGGAAAAGGGCTCAGACATTGGCTGAAGCAGCCTGATAATAAAAGATGA
- a CDS encoding AI-2E family transporter translates to METIKSLFNNNGFKRFIIFGIIVLALYLSRSMINLILITFIFSFLMDRLVKLVLSRFKLNRKLTVVTLYIGIIGLLSIGIIKYLPLIVNEISQLFKQVESFYTQKHDNLVITYIVQMLERNEITKYLEQGFAFLLQYFSDISHIAIQVLLSLILSLFFLLEKPKLMEFTLKFKYSKMAAFYNEISYFGSKFVQTFGKVIEAQVVIATVNCILTTLALWIMDFPHLMGLSILIFLLGLIPVAGVIISLVPLCTIAYSLGGFIQVFYILLLIMVIHAIEAYILNPKLMSSKTDLPVFYTFIVLIFSEHFFGVWGLIVGIPVFVFLLDVLEVKSNPPKIQ, encoded by the coding sequence TTGGAAACGATTAAATCACTATTTAATAATAACGGCTTTAAACGATTCATCATTTTTGGAATTATAGTTCTGGCTCTTTACCTGTCGAGAAGCATGATTAATTTAATCCTGATAACTTTTATTTTTTCCTTCTTGATGGATAGGCTCGTGAAACTGGTTCTATCGAGATTTAAACTGAATAGAAAACTGACAGTCGTAACCCTTTATATAGGAATTATTGGCCTGCTTTCTATCGGGATTATTAAATATCTTCCTTTAATAGTAAATGAAATTTCTCAGCTGTTTAAGCAGGTTGAAAGCTTTTATACTCAGAAACATGACAATCTTGTTATCACTTACATTGTACAAATGCTTGAAAGAAATGAAATTACGAAGTATCTCGAACAGGGCTTTGCGTTCCTGCTTCAATATTTTTCCGATATTAGTCATATTGCGATTCAAGTATTGCTGTCGCTTATCCTTAGTTTGTTCTTCCTGCTTGAAAAGCCTAAACTTATGGAGTTTACTTTAAAGTTCAAATACAGCAAAATGGCTGCATTTTATAATGAGATTTCCTATTTTGGAAGTAAGTTTGTGCAAACATTTGGAAAGGTAATTGAAGCTCAGGTGGTCATTGCCACAGTGAATTGTATCCTGACAACACTTGCCCTCTGGATCATGGACTTCCCTCACCTGATGGGCTTGTCTATACTTATTTTCCTTCTTGGTCTGATCCCGGTGGCAGGCGTGATTATTTCCCTGGTTCCTTTATGTACAATTGCCTATTCACTAGGCGGCTTCATCCAGGTGTTTTATATCCTCCTGTTAATTATGGTGATCCATGCGATTGAAGCCTATATTTTAAACCCGAAGCTTATGTCTTCCAAAACGGATTTGCCAGTATTTTATACGTTCATCGTCCTGATTTTCTCAGAGCATTTCTTCGGTGTTTGGGGATTGATTGTCGGTATACCGGTGTTTGTGTTTCTGCTGGATGTACTTGAAGTCAAGAGCAATCCTCCGAAAATACAGTAA
- a CDS encoding SDR family oxidoreductase, producing MNTKYAVITGCSSGFGILMAIELAKNGFHVLATMRKLDKSKILMEKADKEGALAQISIHELDITSSASIENFKSLLLQLPSVDILINNAGYVGAGFAEEIPLDEYREQFETNVFGTIAVTQAVLPFMREQGSGTIINISSISGRVGFPGLSPYAASKFAVEGWSESLRLEVKPFGVNVVLIEPGSFRTGIWTTGKKIAEPSLKNDSPYYPYMTKIQKYLEQGEPFYEDPMIVAKKAVDIIREKEPALRYPVGKGVRTRIRLKHLLTWKAWEKVIFKTLYKD from the coding sequence TTGAATACAAAATACGCAGTCATTACCGGCTGTTCAAGCGGATTTGGAATATTAATGGCCATTGAGCTGGCAAAGAACGGTTTTCATGTACTAGCCACCATGAGGAAACTGGATAAAAGCAAAATATTAATGGAGAAAGCTGATAAAGAGGGAGCACTTGCTCAGATTTCCATTCACGAATTGGATATCACTTCTTCAGCTTCTATTGAAAATTTTAAAAGCCTGCTGCTCCAATTGCCTTCTGTTGATATATTAATCAATAATGCAGGCTACGTAGGAGCAGGATTTGCTGAAGAAATCCCGCTGGATGAGTATAGAGAACAGTTTGAAACAAATGTCTTTGGAACCATCGCCGTAACCCAGGCAGTTCTGCCATTTATGCGGGAACAGGGATCGGGAACCATCATAAATATCAGCTCCATCAGCGGAAGAGTCGGTTTTCCGGGCTTATCGCCATATGCCGCTTCGAAATTTGCAGTAGAGGGCTGGAGTGAATCACTTAGGCTTGAAGTCAAGCCATTTGGAGTAAATGTGGTGCTTATTGAGCCAGGATCTTTCAGGACAGGCATTTGGACAACAGGGAAAAAGATCGCGGAACCCTCATTGAAAAACGACTCGCCTTATTACCCGTATATGACAAAAATACAGAAGTACCTTGAACAAGGAGAGCCCTTTTACGAAGATCCAATGATCGTTGCAAAAAAAGCAGTGGACATTATCCGGGAAAAAGAACCTGCTCTCAGATACCCGGTAGGTAAGGGAGTCCGAACAAGAATACGCCTGAAACACCTTCTGACGTGGAAAGCGTGGGAGAAAGTCATATTCAAGACACTATATAAAGATTAA
- a CDS encoding metallophosphoesterase, producing MKKGMKKYTITLLSFIALLLVWNQTEAEVSGPPTIHLRVMETTDLHGNMIGYDYEHRRKTVEFGLSRTASLIKQARNESPNSLLFDNGDILEGNGLDEYAYRSHPLDMANVHPVFKAMNTLLYDAATVGNHEFNYGIDFMEESLRGANFPYVNANIYVEDSNQLEEDDLNYFNPYTIIEKEVTDTTGEKHRLNVGVIGFITPIVAEWNKEYFRGNLKVKNIKETAEHFIPIMKSKGADIIVALAHTGLQSDRGLEEKKGNSVQALSKVQGIDAILFGHSHSVFPVKDELQKVPGIDLKTGTINGTAAVQAGYWGNHLGLIDLKIVFEDGEWKVKSSLSSIRPVYRTIKSKKKEVIPGDPLIEQIMKKDHQDALDFLKHKK from the coding sequence ATGAAAAAGGGAATGAAAAAATATACGATCACGCTGTTATCATTCATAGCCCTGCTGCTTGTGTGGAACCAGACGGAAGCTGAAGTTTCAGGACCGCCAACTATCCATCTGCGCGTGATGGAAACAACTGATTTACATGGAAATATGATTGGGTATGATTATGAACACCGCAGGAAAACAGTGGAGTTTGGGCTTTCCAGGACGGCCAGCCTGATTAAACAGGCAAGAAATGAGTCCCCTAACTCCCTTTTATTCGATAACGGGGACATTCTTGAAGGCAACGGGCTTGATGAATATGCCTATAGAAGCCATCCTCTGGATATGGCTAATGTCCATCCTGTTTTTAAGGCCATGAATACGCTGCTTTATGATGCTGCAACAGTGGGAAATCATGAATTTAATTATGGAATTGATTTTATGGAAGAAAGCCTGAGGGGAGCCAACTTTCCTTATGTGAATGCCAATATCTATGTGGAAGACAGCAATCAGCTTGAGGAAGATGACCTCAATTATTTTAATCCCTACACCATTATAGAAAAAGAAGTGACAGATACAACGGGAGAAAAGCATCGGCTGAATGTCGGAGTCATCGGCTTTATTACTCCAATTGTTGCGGAGTGGAATAAAGAGTATTTTCGCGGGAACCTTAAAGTGAAAAATATAAAAGAAACGGCAGAGCACTTTATTCCTATAATGAAAAGCAAAGGGGCGGATATCATTGTGGCCCTTGCCCATACCGGCCTCCAATCCGATAGAGGCCTGGAGGAAAAAAAGGGCAATTCAGTTCAGGCACTCAGCAAAGTTCAAGGAATAGATGCCATTTTATTCGGACACAGCCACTCTGTTTTCCCTGTCAAAGATGAGCTGCAAAAGGTGCCGGGAATCGACTTGAAGACAGGGACCATAAATGGAACAGCTGCTGTTCAGGCTGGCTACTGGGGCAATCATCTCGGCCTAATCGATTTGAAAATAGTCTTTGAGGATGGAGAATGGAAAGTAAAAAGCAGTCTATCCTCCATCAGGCCTGTTTACAGGACTATCAAAAGTAAAAAGAAGGAAGTCATCCCGGGGGACCCGTTAATAGAGCAGATTATGAAAAAGGATCACCAGGATGCATTGGATTTTTTAAAACATAAAAAGTAA